TCGCTCTCGAACTGAAGGACGATCTCAAGCGAGCGTTCCAGCTTGCGCTGCACCAAGGCGCCGATGATCGTCTCCTTGCTCTCGAAGAAGTGATAGATGTGGCCCGGACTCATCCCGGCCGCCTTCGAGATCTTCGCGATGCTGGTCCCGTGAAATCCCTCGCGCACGAAACAGGTGGCCGCCGCATCGAGGATCTGTTGGCGCCTCGCCTGACCGCGGCTGGGTTCCTGATCTTGATCCGGTCCATGCATTCTTGTTCCTCCGTTGATTGTTCGCGCCGTTGCGCGGGCGCTCTTCGATGACAGCGCCGCAACGGCACGAGCCGCGCACACCACCTGACACCTTGACCTCGTCGACTTGCGGGTCTAAAGTTCCGACAAGAACTAGAATGAACGTTCACTCTAGAAGAGTCAACGGTCGACACCTCAAACAGTCGACTCTGGCACCGCACTTCGAGGTATCTCATGGGATCCGCCCGCCTTCAGATCGGCATCGCTCTGGCCTTGCCGATCGGTATCGCCTTGCTCCTCGCCGGCTGCAATCAAACCCCCGGCAGCGCGGTCGCGGCCGCAGCACCCCCGCCCCCCGAGGTCGGCACGTTCACGATCGTCGCCCGCCCGACCACGCTGACGACCGAGCTTCCCGGCCGCACCGTACCCTATCGGATCGCGGAGGTGCGACCGCGCGTCAGCGGCCTCATCCAGGATCGACTCTTTACCGAAGGCGGCGAAATCAGCGCGGGCCAAGTGCTCTATCAGATCGACCCGGCCGTCTACCAGGCGGCTTACGACAGCGCCGAGGCCGCGCTGGCACGCTCGCAGGCCACCTTGGATCGGGCGCGGCTGAAGGCCGATCGCTATGCGCGTCTCGCCAACTCCAAGGCGGTGAGCCAGGAGGACAACGACGACACCCAGGCGGCGCTCAAGGAGGCTGCGGCCAGTGTCGCCGTCGATCAGGCCGCCTTGGAGCGTGCGCGAATCGACCTCGCCTATAGTCGGGTCGAGTCGCCGATCGCCGGACGGATCGGCCGCTCGACCGTCACCCAAGGTGCCTTGGTGACGGCCAACCAGTCCGAGGAGTTGGCGACCGTGCAGCAGATCGATCCCATTTACGTCGACCTCACCCAGTCGAGCACCCAGTTGCTCAAGTTGCGCCGCGCCCTGGCCGATGGCCGTCTTCAGAGCCCCAACGGAGAGCAGGCGAAGGTGACACTCATCCTGGAGGACGGCAGGATCCATCCGCATGCGGGACGCCTGGAATCCTCCGAGGTCACGGTCGATCAGGGAACAGGCACGGTCACGTTGCGTGCCACCATCCCGAACCCCGAGCAAGAGCTTCTGCCGGGGATGTTCGTCCGCGCTCGGGTGGAGGAAGGCATCCGCCCGGACGCCATCCTGGTTCCGCAGCAAGGTGTCCAACACGATCGCCGCGGCAACCCGATCGCCTTGGTCGTGAACGACGAGGGCACGGTGGAGGAGCGCAAGATCGAGACAACGCGCACCATCGGCGACCAATGGCTGATCGACGCCGGGCTCGAGCCGGGTGATCGCGTCATCGTCGAGGGCAGCCAGAAGGCCCGGCCGGGAACGCAGGTCCGGGTGATGGACATGAGCGATCAGCCGGGCTTTGCGGCGGTGAGGTGAGCCGCCAGCTGTCAGCTGTCAGCTGTCAGCTGTCAGCTGTCAGCTACGAGATACCGGCGGGTTTCCGAAAGCAAATGGCTCTGGGCCAACGGCTGATAGCTGATGGCTAAGAGCTGAGAGCTGAGAGCTGAGAGCTGATGGCTAAGAGCTGAGAGCTGAGAGCTGAGAGCTGGTCACGCCATTCACCCCTCGCGCCGCACACTCCCGAACCAAGGACCCCAACCCCATGGCCCGTTTCTTCATCGATCGACCCGTCTTCGCCTGGGTCATCGCGATCGTCATCATGCTGGCCGGGGTGCTGTCCATCCTGACCCTGCCGGTCGCCCAGTATCCGAGCATCGCGCCCCCGGCGATCTCCGTCACCGCCAATTATCCGGGTGCCTCGGCCCAGACGCTGCAGGACTCCGTGACCCAGGTCATCGAGCAGCAGATGAACGGACTCGACGGGCTGCGCTACATGTCCTCGACCAGCGAGTCGACCGGGATCGCAACCGTGACCCTAACCTTCGACAACGGCACCGACCCCGACACCGCGCAGATGCAGGTCCAGAACAAGCTGCAGACGGCCACGGCGCTCTTGCCCGCGCAGGTGACGCAGCAGGGGCTGCAGGTCGCCAAATCGGTGCGCAACTTCATGATGGTCGTCGCCTTCGTCTCGCGCGACGGGCGGCTCGAAAGCGCGGATATGAGCGACTACATGGCCAGTCTGGTCAAGGATCCGCTCAGCCGCGTGCCCGGTGTCGGCGAGATCACCCTCTTCGGTGCCCAGTATGCGATGCGGATCTGGCTCGATCCGAACCGACTCAATCAGTACGGTCTGACACCGACCGATGTCGCAACCGCCATCAAGGCCGAAAACGCCCAAATCTCGGCAGGTCAGCTCGGCGCCGTCCCGGCCGAGCCCGGCCAGCGGCTCAACGCGACCGTGAACGTGCAGAGTCGGCTCAACACGCCCGAAGCCTTCGGTGCAGTCCGGCTGCGTACCACGGCCGACGGCTCGACGGTCTATCTGCGGGACGTGGCGCGGATCGAGCTGGGCAGCGAGAGCTACAACACCGTCGCCTTCCACAAGGGCAGCCCGTCCGCAGGCATGGCGATTCGCCTGGCGACCGGGGCCAATGCGCTGGAGACGGCCGCGGCCGTGCGCGCACGGCTCGATGAGCTCGCACCCTTCTTTCCGGCCGGGGTCGAGGCGGTGTTCCCGTACGACACCACGCCCTTCGTGAAGATCTCCATCGGCGAGGTCATCAAGACCATGATCGAGGCGGTGATCCTGGTCTTCCTGGTCATGTATCTCTTCCTGCAGAACCTCCGCGCGACCCTGATCCCGACGCTCGCCGTCCCGGTCGTGCTGCTCGGCACCTTCGGCGTGCTGGCGGCCTTCGGCTATTCGATCAATACGCTCACCCTGTTCGCGATGGTGCTGGCGATCGGTCTGCTGGTCGACGATGCCATCGTGGTGGTCGAGAACGTCGAGCGCGTCATGCACGAGGAGGGCCTGCCGCCCAAGGAGGCCACACGCCGCTCCATGGATCAGATCACCAGTGCGCTGATCGGCATCGCGCTGGTGCTCTCAGCCGTGTTCGTGCCCATGGCCTTCTTCGGCGGCTCGACCGGGGTTATCTACCGACAGTTCTCCATCACCATCGTCTCGGCCATGCTGCTGTCCGTGGTGGTCGCCCTGACCCTAAGCCCGGCCTTGGCGGCGACCCTGCTCAAGCCCGGACATCAGGGCGAGCGACGCGGCTTCTTCGGCTGGTTCAACCGCAACTTCAACCGCGGCACCGGCGGCTACATCAAGGGCGTAAAGGGCATCCTGGGACGGCGCAAGCTGTTCCTCGTGGTCTATCTCATGCTCGTCGTGGGTCTGGGTCTGTCCTATGCGCGCCTGCCGACCGCGTTCCTCCCGGACGAGGATCAGGGCATCCTCATCACCCAGGTGATGCTGCCCGCGGGTGCGACACGCGAGCGGACCTTGGAGGTGCTGCGCGAGGTCGAGCGCCACTTCCTCGAAGACGAATCCGAGGCGGTCCAGGAGCTCATCACCGTGGCCGGCTTCAGCTTCGCCGGACAGGGCCAGAATATGGCCTTCGGGTTCGTGCGCATGAAGGACTGGGACGAGCGCAAACGGCCGGACCTCAAGGTCAAGGCGGTCGCCGGACGGGCGATGAAGGCGTTCTCGCAGATCCGCGATGCGCAGGTCTTCGCCTTCGTGCCGCCGGCCGTCATCGAGCTCGGCACCGGCACGGGCTGGGACGCACAGCTTCAGGACCGCGGCGGGGTGGGCCACGAGGCGCTGATGGCCGCGCGCGGTCAGTTCCTCGGGATGGCGAACGCCGATCCCGCGCTCGCCGCGGTCCGACCCAACGGACGCGAGGACGAGGCGCAATTCAAGGTCGAGATCGACCGCACCAAGGCCGGCGCGCTCGGGCTCTCGCTGTCGGACATCAACACCGCGCTCTCCGCCGCCTGGGGTAGCGCCTATGTCGACGACTTCGTCCACGAGGGCCGCGTGAAGAAGGTCTATCTCCAGGCGGACGCGCCCTATCGGATGTTGCCCGAGGATCTGGACGACTGGCATGCGCGCAACGCCGACGGCGAGATGGTGCCCTTCTCCGCCTTCGCCAGCGGCAGTTGGGTCTTCGGCTCGCCGCGCCTGGAGCGCTACAACGGGCTGCCCTCTGCGCAGGTGATGGGTCAGGCCGCGCCCGGGGTGAGCTCGGGCGAGGCCATGGACGCGGTCGAGGCGCTGGTCGCCAAGCTCCCGCCCGGGATCGGTCTGGAATGGACCGGGCTGTCGTTCGAGGAGCGCGCCGCCGGTGCCCAGGCGCCCCTGCTCTATGCACTCTCGGCACTGGTGGTTTTCCTGGCGCTCGCCGCGCTCTACGAGAGCTGGTCGGTGCCCTTCGCGGTGATCCTGGCGGTGCCGCTCGGGGTGTTGGGCGCCGTGCTCGCCGTGACCGGTCGCGGGCTGCCGGCCGACATCTATTTTCAGGTCGGACTGCTCGCGACCATCGGACTCTCTGCGAAGAACGCCATCCTCATCGTGGAGTTCGCCAAGACCCTGCAGGAGCAAGGCAAGGACGCGGTCGCCGCGGCCCTGGAGGCAGCGCGGATGCGGCTGCGGCCGATCCTCATGACCTCGCTCGCCTTCGGCTTCGGCGTGGTGCCGCTGGCCATCAGCTCGGGGGCGGGCTCGGGGGCGCAGAATGCGATCGGTACCGGCGTGCTCGGCGGCGTGATCGCCGGTACCCTACTTAATATCCTGTTCGTGCCGCTCTTCTTCGTGGCGATCCGGTCGCGGCTTGATCGGCGGACGGCTCGGGAGGCATCGGGGCAGGCGGTTGTAGCAACGCCGACAGCGTCGCCGGCAGAGACCTGAGCAACTAGCGGGCCGGCGCTTGGGTTTGGGCTAAATTCGGCAATTGGAACCGCAAAGGCGCAAAGGACGCGAAGGATTTCGATCGATTGCCGGCAGAGCGAGGCTCACCCGACAGGTGAAGGTGAGCGACAAGACACATCGTTGTTTTTCTTTGCGTCCTTTGCGCCTTTGCGGTTCAACTGCTCTTAAATTCTAAACCGCGTCTCTCTGGGATGAAGGATATCTCCGAAGCCAAACGAACAATGAAAACGACGCATGTCGCTCTGGACGCGGTTTAGGTTCAATGAAAATCCCGGCTGTAGGTCGCCGCGATCCGGACCTGCAGAATGGACTGCGGATCCCAGAAGGCGTCCGCGATCAGGTGCGGTACGCCATCCTGCTGCTGGATCCGTCCGGTCACGCCGAGCAGGTTCGTGGTCTTGATCAGGCGGGCGTAGCGTTCGAGCACCTGATTCCAGACCACGAGGTTGACGAAGCCGGTCTCGTCTTCGAGCGTCATGAAGAGGACGCCCGATGCGGTCGCGGGGCGCTGACGGCAGATCACCAGACCGGCGTAGCGCGTGCGTCGGCCATGCGGCATCGCCCGCACGGCGGCGGCATCGGGAAGACGCTGGGCGCGAAACCGCTCGCGCAAGGGCGCCAAGGGATGCCCGAGCGTGCTGTGTAGGCTGGCGCGGTGATCCCAGGCAATGGCATCGAAGGCATCCAGATCGTCGAAGAGCGCGGCGTGTTCTCGGGGTCCCGGATCGAGCGGTGCATCCTCATCGTGAACGGCCCCGGCAACCTGCCACAGGGCCGAGCGGCGCTGCGGCTCCAAGGCACTCAAGGCCCCCGACTCGGCCAGGCGCGACAGCACGCCGGCATTCAGCCCGGTGCGCCGCACCAGATCCTCGACCGACGCGAAAGTGCCCTCCGCCCGCGCCGCCGTCAGCTGTTCCCACTGTGCCCTGGCCAGACCCTTCACATAGCGCGCGCCCATGCGCACGGCGAAACGCCGCGTCTCCGGCCCGGCCATGTCGTTGACCCGATCGGTCGAGTGGACAAGCGCCGTAGGGTGGACAAGCGCAGCGCAGTCCACCCTACCGACCTCCGCTACCGACCCGTTTTGCCCCGGCTCCAGCGTACAGTCCCACTCGCTCCGGACCACATCGATCGGACGCACCTCGATGCCGTGGCGCTTGGCGTCCTCGATGATGGTCGCGGGAGAATAGAAACCCATCGGCTGGGCGTTGAGCAATGCGCAGACGAAGACGTCGGGGAATCGGCACTTCATCCAAGCGGTGGCGTAGGCGATCAGGGCGAAGCTGGCCGCATGGCTCTCGGGGAATCCGTACTCGCCGAAGCCGCGGATCTGCTCGAACACCTGCTCGGCAAAGGCGGCGTCGATGCCCTTGGCGATCATGCGCTGCACCAGTCGCGCGTGATGGCGCTCGATTCGACCGCTGCAGCGCCAGGCGGCCATGTCGCGGCGCAGCTGATCGGCCTCGCCGGGGGTGTAGTCGGCAGCGACCATCGCCAAGCGGATCACCTGCTCCTGAAAAAGCGGCACGCCGAGTGTCTTCTCGAGCACGGGCGCCAGACAGGGATGGGGATAGATCACGGGCTCCTGGCCGGCGCGACGGCGCAGATAGGGATGCACCATGCCGCCCGTGATGGGACCGGGGCGCACGAGGCTGATCTCGATCACCAGGTCGTAATAGGTGCGCGGCCGCAGACGCGGGAGCATCGCCATCTGGGCACGGCTCTCGATCTGGAAGACGCCGAGCGTGTCGGCCCGGCGGATCATCTCGAAGGTCGGCGCGTCGTCGGCGGGGATGCTCGCCATGGTCTCGTCGCGCCCGTAATGGCCGCGGATCAGATCGAAGCCGAGATGCAGCAGATGCAGCGCACCGAGCGCCAAGAGGTCGACCTTGAACAACCCCAGTGCCTCGAGACTGTCCTTGTCCCATTGGATCACCGTCCGGTCGGGCATCGCGGCGTTCTCGATCGGGACCAGGGTCGAAACCGGCTCGTGTCCGAGCAGGAAACCGCCGGGATGGATCGAGAGGTGACGGGGCACATCCAGGATCTCGGTCGCGAGCCGGATCAGGTGCCGATGCACTGGCTGCTCGGGATCCAAACCAGACTGGCGCAGCACCTCGCCCGACAGCGCGTCGCCCGCGTGCGCCAGCAGCTTCGACAGACGATCGAGCGAGGTCTCGGAGAGACCAAGCACCTTGCCCACGTCGCGCACCGCCGAGCGCACCCGATACCGGATGATGTTGGCGACCATCGCCGCGTGATCTCGGCCGTATTTGGCATAGACGTGCTGGATGACCTCTTCGCGGCGCGCGTGCTCGATATCCAGATCGATGTCCGGCGGCTCGGCCCGCTCGCGCGAGAGGAAGCGCTCGAACAGCAGCCCCATGCGCACCGGATCCACGGCGGTGATGCCCAGGCAGTAGCAGACGGCGGAATTGGCCGCCGAGCCGCGGCCCTGGCAGAGGATGCGCTCGCGTCGGCAGAATTGGACGATCTCCCACATGGTCAGGAAGTAGCCGCAGTAATCCAGCTCCTCGATCAGCGCCAGCTCCTTCGCCACCTGAGCCGAGACAGCCTCGGGCAGTGCAGCCCCGTAACGCTCGTGCGCCCCCTCGAGCGTAAGCCTCCGCAGCCATTGCGCTGAGGTCGAGCCGTCCGGGAGATGCTCCGAGGGATAGCGATACCGCAGCGCATCCAGATTGAAGCGGCAGCGCTCGGCGATCTCCAAGGTACGGGCGACGGCGCCCGGGTCGTCCTCGAACAGCTTGGCGAAGGCATGAACGGTCTTGAGTGCATGCTCGGCATTGGGCTTGATCCGGCGCCCGGCCTCGGTGAGCCGGATGCCCTGGCGGATGCAGGTCAGCACGTCCTGCAGCTCGCGTCGGCTCGGGGCGTGATAGAGCACCTCATAACCTGC
The sequence above is drawn from the Thiocapsa rosea genome and encodes:
- a CDS encoding efflux RND transporter periplasmic adaptor subunit, with protein sequence MGSARLQIGIALALPIGIALLLAGCNQTPGSAVAAAAPPPPEVGTFTIVARPTTLTTELPGRTVPYRIAEVRPRVSGLIQDRLFTEGGEISAGQVLYQIDPAVYQAAYDSAEAALARSQATLDRARLKADRYARLANSKAVSQEDNDDTQAALKEAAASVAVDQAALERARIDLAYSRVESPIAGRIGRSTVTQGALVTANQSEELATVQQIDPIYVDLTQSSTQLLKLRRALADGRLQSPNGEQAKVTLILEDGRIHPHAGRLESSEVTVDQGTGTVTLRATIPNPEQELLPGMFVRARVEEGIRPDAILVPQQGVQHDRRGNPIALVVNDEGTVEERKIETTRTIGDQWLIDAGLEPGDRVIVEGSQKARPGTQVRVMDMSDQPGFAAVR
- a CDS encoding error-prone DNA polymerase, which codes for MVPLWCKSHFSFLEGASHPEELVETCAALGLAGLALTDRDGVYGLVEAHVKARELGVPLIAGAEVSIEDGSTLILLAQSRDGYANLCRLLTLGRRRCAKGESRVGWREVYAHAGDLIALWGGESALLCGEADPFFIAHQLREAFDDRLYALAARHRRADEPGREARLRQRAARYRLPIVAGYEVLYHAPSRRELQDVLTCIRQGIRLTEAGRRIKPNAEHALKTVHAFAKLFEDDPGAVARTLEIAERCRFNLDALRYRYPSEHLPDGSTSAQWLRRLTLEGAHERYGAALPEAVSAQVAKELALIEELDYCGYFLTMWEIVQFCRRERILCQGRGSAANSAVCYCLGITAVDPVRMGLLFERFLSRERAEPPDIDLDIEHARREEVIQHVYAKYGRDHAAMVANIIRYRVRSAVRDVGKVLGLSETSLDRLSKLLAHAGDALSGEVLRQSGLDPEQPVHRHLIRLATEILDVPRHLSIHPGGFLLGHEPVSTLVPIENAAMPDRTVIQWDKDSLEALGLFKVDLLALGALHLLHLGFDLIRGHYGRDETMASIPADDAPTFEMIRRADTLGVFQIESRAQMAMLPRLRPRTYYDLVIEISLVRPGPITGGMVHPYLRRRAGQEPVIYPHPCLAPVLEKTLGVPLFQEQVIRLAMVAADYTPGEADQLRRDMAAWRCSGRIERHHARLVQRMIAKGIDAAFAEQVFEQIRGFGEYGFPESHAASFALIAYATAWMKCRFPDVFVCALLNAQPMGFYSPATIIEDAKRHGIEVRPIDVVRSEWDCTLEPGQNGSVAEVGRVDCAALVHPTALVHSTDRVNDMAGPETRRFAVRMGARYVKGLARAQWEQLTAARAEGTFASVEDLVRRTGLNAGVLSRLAESGALSALEPQRRSALWQVAGAVHDEDAPLDPGPREHAALFDDLDAFDAIAWDHRASLHSTLGHPLAPLRERFRAQRLPDAAAVRAMPHGRRTRYAGLVICRQRPATASGVLFMTLEDETGFVNLVVWNQVLERYARLIKTTNLLGVTGRIQQQDGVPHLIADAFWDPQSILQVRIAATYSRDFH
- a CDS encoding efflux RND transporter permease subunit, which translates into the protein MARFFIDRPVFAWVIAIVIMLAGVLSILTLPVAQYPSIAPPAISVTANYPGASAQTLQDSVTQVIEQQMNGLDGLRYMSSTSESTGIATVTLTFDNGTDPDTAQMQVQNKLQTATALLPAQVTQQGLQVAKSVRNFMMVVAFVSRDGRLESADMSDYMASLVKDPLSRVPGVGEITLFGAQYAMRIWLDPNRLNQYGLTPTDVATAIKAENAQISAGQLGAVPAEPGQRLNATVNVQSRLNTPEAFGAVRLRTTADGSTVYLRDVARIELGSESYNTVAFHKGSPSAGMAIRLATGANALETAAAVRARLDELAPFFPAGVEAVFPYDTTPFVKISIGEVIKTMIEAVILVFLVMYLFLQNLRATLIPTLAVPVVLLGTFGVLAAFGYSINTLTLFAMVLAIGLLVDDAIVVVENVERVMHEEGLPPKEATRRSMDQITSALIGIALVLSAVFVPMAFFGGSTGVIYRQFSITIVSAMLLSVVVALTLSPALAATLLKPGHQGERRGFFGWFNRNFNRGTGGYIKGVKGILGRRKLFLVVYLMLVVGLGLSYARLPTAFLPDEDQGILITQVMLPAGATRERTLEVLREVERHFLEDESEAVQELITVAGFSFAGQGQNMAFGFVRMKDWDERKRPDLKVKAVAGRAMKAFSQIRDAQVFAFVPPAVIELGTGTGWDAQLQDRGGVGHEALMAARGQFLGMANADPALAAVRPNGREDEAQFKVEIDRTKAGALGLSLSDINTALSAAWGSAYVDDFVHEGRVKKVYLQADAPYRMLPEDLDDWHARNADGEMVPFSAFASGSWVFGSPRLERYNGLPSAQVMGQAAPGVSSGEAMDAVEALVAKLPPGIGLEWTGLSFEERAAGAQAPLLYALSALVVFLALAALYESWSVPFAVILAVPLGVLGAVLAVTGRGLPADIYFQVGLLATIGLSAKNAILIVEFAKTLQEQGKDAVAAALEAARMRLRPILMTSLAFGFGVVPLAISSGAGSGAQNAIGTGVLGGVIAGTLLNILFVPLFFVAIRSRLDRRTAREASGQAVVATPTASPAET